Proteins found in one Fulvitalea axinellae genomic segment:
- a CDS encoding TonB-dependent receptor, with amino-acid sequence MGNFSDLLKRRLIFFRAKLFFPIMMLCLPLIWQPANALGEGRSSFTFAVEGQSLKQAFEIIKEKTGYKVFFKATDIDVEKVVNFSFKEGSIEQIMKSLLKGTGLEFKVIDTQILVYPKKKIEATKPAQPAVPQQQKRLMVTGKVVGLDGVAIPGVNVLEKGTMNGAPTDVNGTFKLEVEGKESVLVITFMGMKTQEITVGNRTFIDVVLAEDADILEEVVVIGYGTAKKVNLTGSVATVNASDISSKRPVTNLSAALSGNVPGVIITTSNNTPGNNGGANIKIRGEGTLNNSSPLVIIDGMEGSLSDVVPQDVESMSVLKDAASASIYGSRAANGVILITTKQGASGRMKASYNGYMSIQDVSNKVGVVSNYADYMEIVNEAFTNGNESARFSQEKIDEWRNAGDSDPIKYPNNDWQDVLFSSAISQQHNLSFSGGTDKMRYFISGNYLHNPGIMENSAYEKFSVRVNVDADVKKWLNVGIQINGSYDDQEPGSQYNDNGSSQLKGLFNKDSTTPGMVHKHDGKYGVPNNNEEDPQATNLMKQLYSQDGENNNTKNRLRLYATLKPFKGMTLKTSLSYNTTNRVRWHKPTLLGTYNFYDDEVFSESGGRSSITFFEYHTKRLFMDAYANYEKKFIGQRLGMNLMAGVSEEQYYSDVRKSFRYDLLYNDARTLNGATGESVTSGGLSEWAMRSFFFRANFNFDEKYLLELNMRSDGSSRFSEDNRWGYFPSASIGWRISEEAFLADVAWIDQLKVRASYGSLGNNAIGNYDTDPTYNKTAYVIGGEKVAGVYTRYLKNTALEWESTYVANVGLDFGLFKNRLTGSVEVFDKQTTNILYKLPAPLLHGYADLPKSNTAEVSNKGIEVQLGYNGTIGSDFEYSVGGNVSYIHNEVTKFKDGELAQDKGGVLLEGERIGAKYILEFDRIIQTQEDLDLVETMIEKAPIDEATGEKANPFKAYGKPGLGDVLYKDINGDGVINDDDRVIQDYNGVPKVTFGINLSASWKGIDFSMLMEGAAGHRQEFKPFGAGTLRYGRTVYSEYIDGRFFHGREVESSPASYPALYNNSRKDKNLKGSTLWYHDKDYLRIKNIQLGYTIPQKFTKRMGEHVKLRVYGTLENYFTFTEWPGIDPEVGGVGYPLIKQAVFGVNLNF; translated from the coding sequence ATGGGAAATTTTTCCGATTTGTTAAAGCGGCGCCTGATTTTTTTTAGGGCGAAGCTGTTTTTCCCCATTATGATGCTCTGCTTGCCGTTAATTTGGCAACCTGCAAACGCGTTGGGAGAGGGGCGTTCCTCTTTCACTTTCGCTGTAGAAGGCCAAAGCCTAAAGCAAGCTTTTGAGATCATCAAAGAAAAGACCGGTTACAAGGTGTTTTTCAAAGCCACGGACATTGACGTGGAAAAGGTCGTGAATTTCTCCTTTAAGGAAGGGTCGATCGAGCAAATCATGAAGTCTTTGCTTAAGGGAACAGGCCTTGAGTTTAAGGTTATCGACACTCAGATTCTTGTTTATCCGAAAAAGAAAATTGAGGCGACAAAGCCGGCGCAGCCCGCTGTTCCCCAACAGCAAAAGAGGCTGATGGTTACGGGTAAGGTCGTTGGTCTTGACGGTGTGGCAATTCCCGGAGTAAACGTGCTGGAGAAAGGCACGATGAACGGCGCCCCGACAGACGTAAACGGAACTTTTAAGTTGGAGGTGGAAGGAAAAGAGTCCGTTCTAGTCATCACTTTTATGGGGATGAAGACCCAGGAAATCACTGTCGGAAACCGTACGTTTATTGACGTGGTGCTGGCTGAGGACGCTGATATTCTCGAAGAGGTGGTGGTTATCGGTTACGGAACCGCAAAGAAGGTGAACCTGACCGGATCCGTAGCCACGGTTAACGCTTCCGATATTTCGTCGAAACGTCCTGTGACTAACCTTAGTGCGGCGCTTTCCGGTAACGTTCCCGGCGTTATTATCACGACAAGCAATAACACGCCGGGCAATAACGGCGGGGCTAATATCAAAATCCGTGGTGAGGGTACGCTTAACAACTCCAGCCCGTTGGTGATCATCGACGGTATGGAAGGCAGTTTGAGCGATGTGGTTCCGCAAGATGTGGAAAGCATGTCTGTCTTGAAAGACGCGGCCTCAGCTTCCATTTACGGTTCGCGTGCGGCCAATGGCGTAATCTTGATTACAACTAAGCAGGGCGCTTCCGGTAGGATGAAAGCCAGCTACAACGGTTATATGTCCATTCAGGACGTGAGTAACAAAGTTGGTGTTGTCAGCAATTACGCCGATTATATGGAAATCGTAAACGAGGCGTTTACCAACGGCAACGAGTCGGCGAGATTCTCGCAGGAGAAAATCGACGAGTGGCGCAACGCCGGTGATTCCGACCCGATCAAATACCCTAACAACGATTGGCAGGATGTTCTTTTCAGCTCTGCGATTTCGCAACAGCATAACCTCTCATTCTCGGGCGGAACGGATAAGATGCGTTACTTTATCTCCGGCAACTACCTGCACAATCCGGGTATCATGGAGAATTCGGCATATGAAAAATTCAGCGTTAGGGTAAACGTTGACGCCGATGTGAAGAAATGGCTGAACGTAGGAATCCAGATCAACGGAAGTTATGATGATCAGGAACCCGGTAGCCAGTATAATGACAATGGATCCAGCCAACTGAAAGGGCTTTTCAATAAAGACTCAACCACGCCCGGCATGGTGCATAAGCATGACGGAAAATACGGGGTGCCGAACAATAACGAGGAGGACCCGCAGGCCACTAACTTGATGAAACAACTTTACAGTCAAGATGGTGAGAACAACAACACAAAGAACAGACTGAGACTTTACGCCACTTTGAAGCCATTCAAAGGAATGACTCTGAAAACCTCTTTGTCTTACAATACGACGAATCGTGTGCGCTGGCATAAGCCTACTTTGCTGGGAACATATAACTTCTATGATGACGAGGTTTTCAGTGAAAGCGGTGGCCGTTCGTCGATCACTTTCTTTGAGTACCATACAAAGCGCCTGTTTATGGACGCTTACGCCAACTACGAGAAGAAGTTCATCGGGCAGCGTTTGGGAATGAACCTGATGGCGGGTGTCAGTGAAGAGCAGTACTATTCCGACGTAAGAAAATCTTTCCGTTATGATTTGCTTTATAATGACGCCAGAACACTTAACGGCGCAACTGGCGAATCGGTAACGTCGGGCGGTTTGTCGGAGTGGGCCATGCGTTCGTTCTTTTTCCGGGCCAATTTCAATTTTGACGAAAAGTACCTGCTCGAACTGAACATGAGATCTGACGGATCTTCACGATTCTCAGAAGATAATCGCTGGGGTTATTTCCCGTCGGCGTCTATCGGTTGGCGTATTAGCGAAGAAGCTTTCCTTGCGGATGTGGCATGGATCGATCAGTTGAAAGTTCGAGCCTCTTACGGTAGCTTGGGCAACAACGCCATCGGAAACTACGATACCGACCCTACGTACAACAAGACGGCCTACGTCATCGGAGGCGAGAAAGTGGCCGGTGTGTATACCCGTTATCTCAAAAACACCGCTTTGGAATGGGAAAGCACGTATGTGGCCAATGTCGGCTTGGATTTCGGACTCTTCAAAAACCGTTTGACGGGTAGTGTCGAAGTTTTTGACAAGCAGACCACTAATATCCTTTACAAGCTTCCGGCCCCGCTGTTGCACGGTTATGCCGATTTGCCTAAATCGAACACGGCCGAAGTAAGCAACAAAGGTATCGAGGTTCAGCTCGGTTATAACGGTACTATCGGCTCCGATTTCGAATACTCTGTGGGCGGTAACGTTTCTTATATCCACAACGAAGTCACCAAGTTCAAAGACGGCGAATTGGCGCAGGACAAAGGGGGCGTTTTGTTGGAAGGCGAACGTATTGGAGCCAAATACATTTTGGAATTCGATCGTATAATCCAAACTCAGGAAGATCTTGATTTGGTGGAGACAATGATTGAAAAGGCTCCTATTGACGAAGCGACAGGGGAAAAAGCGAACCCGTTCAAAGCGTACGGCAAGCCGGGCCTTGGCGACGTGCTTTACAAAGACATAAACGGAGACGGTGTGATTAACGATGACGACCGTGTGATTCAGGATTACAACGGAGTACCGAAGGTAACTTTCGGCATCAACCTTTCGGCTTCTTGGAAAGGCATTGACTTCTCAATGCTGATGGAAGGTGCTGCCGGTCACCGTCAGGAATTCAAGCCTTTCGGCGCCGGAACGCTCCGTTACGGACGTACGGTTTACAGCGAATATATCGACGGACGTTTTTTCCACGGTCGTGAAGTGGAAAGCTCGCCGGCCAGTTACCCTGCGCTTTATAACAATAGCAGAAAGGACAAAAACCTGAAAGGCTCCACGCTGTGGTATCATGACAAGGATTATCTGAGAATCAAAAATATCCAGCTCGGTTACACTATTCCTCAGAAATTCACCAAGAGAATGGGCGAGCACGTGAAGCTTCGCGTGTACGGTACGCTTGAGAATTATTTCACTTTCACCGAATGGCCGGGCATCGACCCTGAGGTCGGAGGTGTAGGCTATCCGTTGATCAAGCAAGCGGTATTTGGTGTTAACCTCAATTTTTAA
- a CDS encoding RagB/SusD family nutrient uptake outer membrane protein — protein MKIRHTIYALLMAGALGTSCADLDITPADQVSEGTFWKTKSDATQAVMGVYKSLKTGRAGMFLNVREELSSDLAIARGTAEVACTEGKTASTGMFGRFWRANYEKIQQANIAIRGIDKMGEGILAEDYLKFRAEVQFVRALAYLDLALKFGGVPIYDETTDITQEYNDLLKSRSSLEEVYALVHKDLDAGIQNLPYAWDNANYGRATKGSAYALKGKAFLFEKNYGKALENFSKLESDENFDYELFADYEELFKPKNNKNKEYIFAIQNKGGEGIDEGLPLAKYMGQRSTFGGGWVHVTPSQGLVEMYDKVVDGKAVAWTFESEFPGFENDDKQVRKDVFKASLASNKIDLTLPKRIDELKALYATLDERCNATVWLPYTTHSGWYGPDVAPKDMTLIITGDGKPHEKNGYVRDNSKNYSYVFRKFVPEGNENGLISSREHSPNAYPLLRLADVYLMMAECYNEQGDQAKAKEYIDRVRARANMPGIEESSKTEVFNRIMRERAVELVLEGHRYNDLIRWKKAEMLDGKVEKKILGNPYYTRVFDPARDYLWPIPEGEIRVNPKLGEEQNPNW, from the coding sequence ATGAAAATTAGGCATACGATATACGCGCTCCTGATGGCAGGAGCTTTAGGGACTTCTTGCGCGGATCTTGATATCACGCCCGCGGACCAAGTGAGTGAAGGAACGTTTTGGAAAACCAAGTCCGACGCTACGCAAGCTGTAATGGGCGTTTACAAATCCCTAAAAACAGGAAGGGCTGGCATGTTCCTTAATGTTAGGGAAGAACTTTCTTCCGATTTGGCAATCGCTCGCGGTACGGCGGAAGTGGCCTGTACGGAAGGAAAAACCGCTTCCACGGGTATGTTCGGCAGATTTTGGCGAGCTAATTACGAGAAAATCCAGCAAGCCAATATCGCCATTCGCGGAATCGACAAAATGGGCGAGGGAATTTTGGCCGAAGATTATCTGAAATTCCGTGCCGAAGTGCAGTTTGTCCGCGCCTTGGCTTACTTGGACTTGGCGCTTAAGTTTGGCGGAGTGCCGATTTACGACGAGACCACGGATATTACGCAAGAGTACAATGATTTGCTCAAGTCGCGTTCTAGTCTTGAGGAAGTATACGCCTTGGTTCACAAAGACCTTGACGCCGGTATACAAAACCTCCCGTACGCCTGGGACAACGCCAACTACGGTCGCGCGACCAAAGGATCGGCTTACGCATTGAAAGGCAAGGCTTTCCTTTTTGAGAAGAACTATGGAAAAGCCTTGGAGAACTTCTCTAAGTTGGAATCTGACGAAAACTTTGATTACGAACTTTTCGCCGACTATGAGGAGCTTTTCAAACCTAAGAACAATAAGAACAAGGAATATATCTTCGCCATCCAAAACAAAGGCGGAGAAGGTATTGACGAAGGTCTTCCGTTGGCCAAATATATGGGCCAGCGTTCGACTTTCGGCGGCGGTTGGGTGCATGTTACGCCATCGCAGGGATTAGTTGAGATGTACGATAAGGTAGTGGACGGAAAAGCGGTGGCTTGGACGTTCGAGAGCGAGTTCCCGGGATTCGAAAATGACGATAAGCAAGTCCGCAAAGACGTGTTCAAAGCCTCTTTGGCCTCAAACAAGATTGACCTGACTTTGCCGAAACGCATCGACGAGCTCAAAGCGCTTTACGCCACTCTTGACGAGCGTTGCAACGCCACTGTTTGGTTGCCTTACACCACGCATTCAGGATGGTACGGACCGGATGTCGCTCCAAAGGACATGACTCTGATAATCACAGGCGACGGAAAACCGCACGAGAAAAACGGCTATGTCCGGGACAACTCGAAAAATTACTCTTACGTATTCCGCAAGTTTGTGCCCGAGGGCAACGAGAACGGTTTGATTTCTTCGAGGGAACATTCACCGAACGCCTATCCGTTACTCCGCTTGGCCGATGTTTATCTGATGATGGCCGAATGCTATAACGAGCAAGGCGATCAGGCCAAGGCCAAGGAGTATATCGACAGGGTAAGGGCGCGCGCCAATATGCCGGGTATCGAAGAAAGCTCTAAAACGGAGGTATTCAACAGAATTATGCGAGAGCGCGCCGTGGAGTTAGTATTGGAAGGTCACCGTTACAACGACCTGATTCGCTGGAAAAAGGCGGAAATGCTGGACGGAAAAGTAGAGAAGAAGATTCTTGGAAACCCGTACTATACCCGCGTATTCGATCCGGCTCGCGACTACCTCTGGCCGATTCCGGAAGGGGAAATTAGGGTCAATCCGAAGTTGGGAGAAGAGCAGAATCCGAATTGGTAA
- a CDS encoding endo-beta-N-acetylglucosaminidase — protein sequence MKRLYSLSALLALAFMASSAFAQIRLPKTKYWSFHNLLEWTESSASQDPLDAMYRSNVKLRDRFSYKPSQANPSLDPARSMSIWNGMKLEVRASDNAQENAFKFWQYIDTWAIWNGGGTRIQAPSPHFVDAAHRNGVRALGIVIWAWGGSGVNPEIEEMLRTENGVYVHAHKLVDIARHYGFDGWSFNIEFLGNVNKTKMVAFLQAMQTYADSLNFDNFKTLWYDARNHSGGVSFQNRLTTSNSDYFQYNGKVSSDYFFLNYNWSTSHINGSISRAESLGRNPYDVQVGLTPYTQGNSDNGKNNFADLVGKKIGISKWIDYTVGEELDLSDPVARRMDLDKRRIRTYSGPNSDPTSPGTALNSAPNDKSGHAIFIAERSVINDYPFFTKFNPGYGFATFKDGKKVANGQWHDLSAQDLLPSFRWWFSQGGGSLTPEMHYLDAYDGSASLRIHGSSSNADVLRLYKVKLPVSQQTKIALAYKAEHAMVGADSGFDIAIATESGNSLGAFQYFPVGAATADDWNTTEIDLSPLSGQTMAVIGIRCKGNISNFDLKLGELTLTDGAVQTPQAPTIVSASVLETKGEESTMRLAWETAGNQRYNVDEGIAYFEVYRQKADGTDLFLARTTARMTDVLAVDLTDQSALFKVVAVGLDGKTVSPNSPAYSTPVASFATSDVYLKKGQSVTLTNTSKNAVSYSWTVEGASPESSTDVNPVVTFPETGLYKVKLVAQGTELGRADSVVKTIKVIDPANTVAPTIAFSANTTQISEGGTATFSYTGTPGMAHGPGKAIAKRGGNGHSSSGPSLTGKPFTISCWYRADAVNGTGPWIVAIGGKDCAIRNRENEGIDFTLGKVDGRRRNLWAAEPAVKDRWYHIAATHDGSKMKIYLDGELSNEIATSGFNTGIGSGIHVGKNTNGTVDEVRIYSRALSQAEIQAGMYVGLKAPYESRLEAYYTFDKLTNGKFEDLANNYDLTDNGTDKVDGHPMVSTAEPQAMEANNLLYRWEFEGGDPAVSFDAQPTVTYTEEGTYSVTLKVSSMAGSVMETKDAYIQVGEDTTNPPQTVDVVLSPVADAYVYGKNKGTNYGTGADILVKEGGSVPYIRRGYFKFDLSSLPAGAVVNSASFDLAVKSSNGTAQSTAFNLSTVADDSWTETGVNWNNMPQVGAVADSQTGTAAGTVMSFDVEQESADALTDGALSLHLRSAVAGPAYLTFHSREASDASLRPKLRVTYTVPAAPQTRQASVEKMEMEELPRELEIFPNPVNDILTVRAGSSIQSLGMFTLSGQKVLGVNADSDVVSLDLSSFGKGVYVLKIQTAEHGTSVRRIIKE from the coding sequence ATGAAAAGACTCTATTCTTTGTCGGCGTTGCTGGCGCTGGCGTTTATGGCCAGTTCCGCATTTGCCCAGATTCGTCTGCCAAAGACCAAGTACTGGAGCTTCCATAACCTATTGGAATGGACGGAATCCTCGGCTTCGCAAGATCCGCTGGATGCTATGTACCGCTCCAACGTAAAGCTCCGCGACAGGTTTTCCTACAAGCCGTCGCAGGCCAACCCATCCTTGGACCCGGCGCGTTCCATGAGTATTTGGAACGGAATGAAACTGGAAGTCCGCGCTTCAGATAACGCGCAGGAAAACGCTTTCAAATTTTGGCAATACATCGATACCTGGGCTATTTGGAACGGCGGGGGAACCCGAATCCAGGCGCCGAGTCCCCATTTTGTCGATGCGGCGCACCGCAATGGTGTCCGGGCTTTGGGAATCGTGATTTGGGCTTGGGGCGGAAGCGGCGTCAATCCCGAGATCGAGGAAATGCTACGTACCGAAAACGGCGTTTATGTGCACGCTCATAAGCTGGTGGATATCGCGAGGCATTACGGTTTTGACGGTTGGTCTTTCAATATCGAATTCCTTGGTAACGTGAACAAGACCAAAATGGTAGCCTTCCTTCAGGCCATGCAGACTTATGCGGATTCATTGAACTTCGACAATTTCAAAACGCTTTGGTACGATGCCCGCAATCACAGTGGTGGCGTTTCTTTCCAAAACAGGCTGACCACTTCAAACAGCGATTATTTCCAATACAACGGAAAAGTGTCGTCAGATTATTTCTTCTTGAATTATAATTGGAGTACAAGTCACATCAACGGATCCATCAGCCGAGCGGAAAGCTTGGGACGTAATCCTTATGACGTTCAGGTTGGCTTGACGCCTTACACCCAGGGTAATAGCGATAACGGGAAAAACAATTTCGCTGATTTGGTAGGGAAGAAAATAGGAATCAGTAAATGGATCGATTATACGGTAGGCGAGGAGCTGGACCTGTCGGATCCTGTTGCCAGAAGAATGGATCTGGATAAAAGGAGAATCCGTACATATTCGGGACCGAATTCGGACCCTACTTCTCCGGGAACGGCGCTTAATAGCGCCCCGAACGACAAGAGCGGTCACGCCATTTTCATTGCCGAGCGCAGTGTGATCAACGATTATCCTTTCTTTACCAAGTTCAATCCCGGTTATGGATTCGCTACGTTCAAAGACGGTAAGAAAGTGGCGAACGGCCAATGGCACGACTTAAGTGCGCAGGATTTGTTGCCTTCGTTCCGCTGGTGGTTTAGCCAAGGTGGCGGAAGCCTCACGCCCGAGATGCATTACCTTGACGCTTACGACGGCTCCGCCTCTCTGCGGATTCACGGAAGCAGCAGTAACGCCGACGTTTTGCGTCTTTACAAAGTGAAACTTCCGGTTTCGCAACAGACCAAGATAGCCTTGGCTTATAAGGCCGAGCACGCTATGGTAGGTGCGGATAGCGGTTTCGATATCGCGATAGCTACCGAGAGCGGAAACAGCTTGGGAGCGTTCCAGTATTTCCCGGTAGGGGCAGCGACAGCGGACGACTGGAATACCACCGAGATTGATCTGTCTCCATTGTCTGGACAGACAATGGCTGTTATCGGAATCCGTTGCAAAGGCAATATTTCCAATTTCGATTTGAAACTTGGAGAACTCACGTTGACCGACGGTGCCGTTCAAACACCTCAGGCTCCAACGATTGTTTCGGCAAGCGTATTGGAAACCAAAGGAGAGGAATCGACCATGCGTTTGGCTTGGGAAACCGCCGGCAACCAGCGTTACAATGTTGACGAAGGAATCGCTTATTTTGAGGTGTACCGCCAAAAAGCGGACGGAACGGATCTTTTTTTGGCACGTACCACGGCGAGAATGACGGATGTGTTGGCCGTAGACTTGACCGACCAGAGCGCGTTGTTCAAGGTAGTAGCCGTAGGGCTCGACGGCAAGACAGTCAGCCCGAATAGTCCAGCCTATTCGACTCCGGTGGCCAGCTTCGCCACTTCCGATGTTTATCTCAAGAAAGGCCAAAGCGTTACGCTTACGAATACGTCCAAGAATGCGGTTTCTTATTCTTGGACAGTTGAGGGAGCCTCGCCGGAAAGCAGTACCGATGTAAATCCGGTGGTTACTTTCCCGGAAACGGGTCTTTATAAAGTGAAATTGGTAGCTCAAGGCACCGAGCTTGGCCGTGCCGATTCCGTGGTGAAAACCATTAAGGTGATCGACCCTGCCAATACCGTGGCGCCAACAATTGCCTTCTCGGCCAATACCACCCAAATAAGTGAGGGCGGAACGGCGACATTTAGCTATACCGGAACGCCGGGAATGGCGCATGGCCCCGGAAAAGCGATTGCGAAAAGAGGCGGTAACGGACATAGCAGTTCCGGTCCGTCGCTTACGGGCAAGCCGTTCACCATTTCTTGCTGGTACCGCGCCGATGCCGTAAACGGTACGGGTCCGTGGATTGTGGCTATCGGCGGGAAAGACTGCGCTATCCGTAACCGTGAGAACGAGGGTATTGACTTTACTTTGGGTAAAGTTGATGGTCGTCGCCGGAACCTTTGGGCCGCTGAGCCAGCTGTTAAAGACAGGTGGTATCATATCGCCGCAACGCATGACGGTTCGAAGATGAAAATCTACCTCGACGGTGAACTGAGCAATGAGATTGCGACAAGCGGATTCAACACTGGTATCGGATCGGGAATACATGTGGGCAAAAACACCAACGGCACCGTGGACGAAGTGCGGATTTACTCCCGCGCCTTGAGCCAAGCCGAGATTCAAGCCGGAATGTACGTTGGCCTGAAAGCGCCTTACGAGTCCAGGTTGGAGGCCTATTACACTTTCGACAAATTGACGAACGGCAAGTTCGAGGATTTGGCCAACAATTATGACCTGACCGATAACGGAACGGACAAAGTGGACGGCCACCCGATGGTATCGACCGCCGAACCGCAGGCCATGGAAGCTAATAATTTGCTTTATCGTTGGGAATTCGAAGGCGGTGACCCGGCGGTAAGCTTTGACGCCCAACCGACCGTAACTTATACCGAAGAGGGAACTTACAGCGTAACGCTTAAGGTAAGCTCGATGGCGGGTTCTGTTATGGAAACGAAAGACGCTTATATTCAAGTGGGAGAGGATACTACGAATCCTCCACAAACTGTGGACGTGGTATTGAGCCCGGTAGCTGACGCATATGTTTACGGTAAAAACAAAGGGACGAATTATGGAACGGGAGCGGATATTCTGGTAAAAGAGGGCGGATCGGTACCTTATATCAGAAGGGGCTATTTCAAATTCGACCTTTCGTCTTTGCCTGCGGGAGCCGTTGTGAATAGCGCTTCGTTTGACTTGGCCGTAAAATCGTCAAACGGCACGGCGCAAAGCACGGCGTTCAACCTGAGCACGGTGGCCGACGATTCTTGGACCGAGACGGGCGTGAACTGGAACAATATGCCTCAAGTAGGAGCGGTGGCGGACAGCCAAACGGGAACGGCGGCCGGAACCGTAATGTCTTTTGATGTAGAGCAAGAATCGGCTGACGCATTAACCGACGGAGCTTTGTCGTTGCATCTTCGTTCCGCTGTAGCCGGTCCGGCATACTTGACTTTCCATAGCCGTGAGGCTTCCGACGCTTCGTTGCGTCCTAAACTCCGTGTGACCTACACTGTCCCTGCGGCTCCGCAGACTCGTCAGGCGTCGGTTGAAAAGATGGAGATGGAAGAGTTGCCAAGAGAGTTGGAGATCTTCCCGAACCCTGTAAACGATATTTTGACTGTAAGAGCGGGATCGTCTATTCAGTCTTTGGGAATGTTTACCCTTTCAGGACAGAAAGTGTTGGGCGTAAACGCCGATTCCGATGTCGTTTCGCTTGATCTTTCGTCATTCGGCAAAGGCGTATACGTGTTGAAAATTCAAACCGCCGAACACGGAACCTCAGTGAGAAGAATTATAAAAGAATAA
- a CDS encoding glycoside hydrolase family 97 protein, giving the protein MKTILYSFFALVIGLSSCSPSQDQVLSSPDQKIKLTFDLENSVPTYSVTFNGEQVVTPSKLGFVLADADSLTSGFEVYKVESSSFSDTWEQVWGEDRTVENNHNEMLVGLREKAGAKRELNIRFRAFDDGVGFRYEFPKQKGLGDFVIMDEKTEFRLGGDYTAWWIPQDFDSYEKVYHETPVHEVKAVNTPVTFRTEKGTHLSIHEAALTDYAGMTLAKTNGKFSFEADLVPWADGSKVKTSAGAKTPWRTIQIGADAGSLVESKMILNLNEPNKLTDVSWIKPMKYVGIWWGMHLGTEIWAEGPRHGATTENAIRHIDFAKKHNIGGLVVEGWNAGWDKWGQKDAFDHVTPAKDFDFLKVAKYAKDNGVQLIGHNETGGDIPAYEHYMDSAFTLYRSLGMNALKTGYAGGIYPRGEKHHGQFMVRHYRHVVKKAADYNIMLDAHEPIKPTGIRRTYPNMMTREGVRGMEWNAWSEGNGPDHLVILPFTRMLGGPIDYTPGIFDILFENSKSRRVQWNGADMDKTRIHTTLAKQLAAFVVIYSPLQMASDLVENYEGHPAFQFIMDCPTDWEQSKVLNGEVGQYITMARQGKDGNWYLGSMTDEKPRDINVTLDFLEEGKTYEAQIYADAPETDLMKNPTAYRIEKKTVKKGDKMTLSLKGSGGQAMVFKSI; this is encoded by the coding sequence ATGAAAACGATCCTTTATTCATTCTTTGCATTGGTTATAGGGCTCAGCTCCTGTAGCCCAAGCCAGGATCAAGTACTGTCTTCCCCGGACCAAAAAATCAAGCTGACATTTGATTTGGAGAATTCCGTACCGACTTACTCTGTCACATTTAACGGGGAGCAAGTAGTAACGCCTTCGAAGTTGGGCTTCGTTTTGGCCGATGCCGACAGCCTGACCAGCGGCTTCGAGGTTTACAAAGTGGAATCGTCGTCTTTTTCCGACACTTGGGAACAGGTGTGGGGCGAGGACCGTACCGTGGAAAATAACCACAACGAGATGTTGGTAGGCCTGAGAGAAAAGGCGGGCGCCAAAAGGGAACTGAACATCCGCTTCAGGGCTTTTGATGACGGCGTGGGATTTCGCTACGAATTCCCTAAGCAGAAAGGCTTGGGTGATTTCGTGATTATGGACGAAAAGACCGAATTCAGACTGGGCGGTGACTACACGGCGTGGTGGATTCCGCAGGATTTCGATTCGTATGAGAAAGTGTATCACGAAACACCGGTACATGAGGTGAAGGCCGTAAACACTCCCGTTACTTTCCGTACCGAAAAAGGAACGCACTTGTCTATCCACGAAGCCGCTTTGACGGATTACGCCGGAATGACGCTTGCGAAAACCAACGGCAAATTCAGCTTCGAGGCCGACTTGGTGCCTTGGGCCGACGGTTCTAAAGTAAAAACTTCCGCTGGTGCGAAAACTCCTTGGAGAACCATCCAAATCGGGGCGGACGCCGGAAGCTTGGTTGAGTCGAAAATGATCCTCAACCTCAACGAGCCGAACAAACTGACCGACGTTTCTTGGATCAAGCCGATGAAGTACGTTGGTATCTGGTGGGGTATGCATTTGGGTACCGAAATCTGGGCCGAAGGTCCGAGACACGGCGCGACTACCGAAAACGCTATCCGCCATATCGATTTCGCCAAGAAGCATAATATCGGCGGATTGGTAGTGGAAGGTTGGAACGCTGGTTGGGACAAATGGGGTCAAAAAGACGCCTTTGACCACGTAACGCCAGCCAAAGACTTCGATTTTCTTAAAGTGGCCAAATACGCGAAGGATAACGGTGTACAGCTGATCGGCCATAACGAAACAGGCGGTGATATTCCGGCTTACGAGCATTATATGGATTCGGCCTTTACGCTTTACAGATCGTTGGGCATGAATGCCCTGAAGACCGGTTACGCTGGCGGAATCTACCCGAGAGGCGAGAAGCACCACGGCCAGTTTATGGTAAGACACTACCGCCATGTAGTGAAGAAAGCCGCCGATTACAACATTATGCTTGACGCTCACGAGCCGATCAAGCCGACCGGTATTCGTCGTACATACCCGAACATGATGACGCGCGAAGGCGTAAGGGGTATGGAATGGAACGCTTGGAGCGAAGGCAACGGACCGGACCACTTGGTGATTTTGCCGTTTACCCGTATGCTCGGCGGTCCGATTGACTACACACCGGGTATTTTCGACATTTTGTTTGAGAATTCTAAATCAAGACGTGTGCAATGGAACGGTGCCGATATGGACAAAACCCGAATTCACACGACTTTGGCCAAACAGCTCGCCGCGTTTGTGGTAATCTACAGCCCTCTTCAGATGGCCAGCGATTTGGTCGAGAATTACGAAGGCCATCCGGCTTTCCAATTCATTATGGATTGCCCGACGGATTGGGAACAATCTAAAGTGCTGAACGGCGAGGTTGGACAATACATCACCATGGCTCGCCAGGGCAAAGACGGCAACTGGTATTTGGGTAGTATGACCGACGAAAAGCCAAGGGACATCAACGTGACTTTGGACTTTTTGGAAGAAGGAAAAACGTACGAAGCCCAAATCTACGCCGACGCTCCGGAGACTGATTTGATGAAAAACCCTACGGCTTACCGTATCGAGAAAAAGACCGTAAAGAAAGGCGACAAGATGACATTGTCGCTTAAAGGATCTGGCGGACAGGCTATGGTTTTCAAAAGCATCTAA